The following coding sequences lie in one Ostrea edulis chromosome 8, xbOstEdul1.1, whole genome shotgun sequence genomic window:
- the LOC125661267 gene encoding tRNA (cytosine(72)-C(5))-methyltransferase NSUN6-like isoform X1, which produces MENRQLELKEDVRSYLAASFQAESEDEEECNSYLCGLLEVMSSPPMFTTLRLNTATRSSREVEAMIREEIQKVYSLRNLDPPRIFLHPVLDNVLILENRGPQQIRKMEKEVIVDQNCGMAVLRGADIFVQGILGAPANMLLGDTVSVYADLDGKCLRGNMQPWKGSRFHVGNGVAQMDRDVVFKTKPAPSGVGILMTEPLYEAPCLSDLRPDLIMAQNLPSIMCSYVLDPQPGERILDMCAAPGGKTTHIASKMKNEGEVIAIDRSDNKVDKIKSNLEKWGLTCVSCYACDALKISVGPIGGNVNFPEIPAEYFDRILVDVPCSALGQRPSLKNNISLNSLQSYAGYQRKFIRKAVQLLRPGGVLLYSTCTVTLEENEKQVVWIQDNLPGLSLTAQCPVLGSAGRKCRGLTDEQRQLIQVFDPSRDTPCDKMADYDKDTIGFFIAKFTKIKI; this is translated from the exons ATGGAAAACCGTCAACTGGAGCTCAAAGAGGATGTCAGAAGCTACTTAGCGGCGTCCTTTCAGGCTGAATCGGAG GATGAAGAGGAATGTAACTCATATCTGTGTGGACTACTGGAAGTGATGTCATCCCCTCCGATGTTCACCACGCTGCGACTGAACACCGCGACACGCAGCAGTCGGGAGGTAGAGGCAATGATTCGTGAAGAAATCCAAAAG GTTTACAGCCTCAGGAATTTAGATCCTCCCCGAATATTCCTACATCCCGTATTGGACAACGTACTTATTCTGGAAAACAGAGGACCGCAACAGATCAGAAAG ATGGAGAAGGAAGTTATCGTTGATCAGAACTGTGGTATGGCTGTACTGCGGGGGGCGGACATCTTTGTTCAAGGAATCCTGGGAGCACCTGCAA ACATGTTGTTGGGGGACACGGTATCTGTGTACGCTGATTTGGACGGGAAGTGTCTGCGGGGCAACATGCAGCCCTGGAAAGGGTCCCGATTCCACGTAGGAAATGGCGTGGCTCAGATGGACAGAGATGTCGTGTTCAAAACCAAACCAGCCCCTAG TGGTGTTGGAATTCTAATGACAGAACCCCTGTATGAGGCCCCGTGTCTCAGTGACCTTCGACCTGACTTGATTATGGCTCAGAATCTCCCGTCAATAATGTGTAGCTATGTCCTTGACCCACAGCCAGGGGAGAGAATTCTAGATATGTGTGCGGCCCCTGGAGGGAAGACAACTCACATAGCtagcaaaatgaaaaatgag GGAGAAGTGATAGCCATTGACCGTTCGGACAACAAAGTGGACAAAATTAAGTCCAATCTGGAGAAGTGGGGACTGACGTGCGTGTCCTGTTATGCGTGCGATGCTCTGAAGATCTCCGTTGGACCAATCG GTGGCAATGTAAATTTCCCAGAGATCCCCGCGGAGTATTTCGACCGTATTCTGGTGGATGTCCCCTGCAGTGCCCTGGGACAGAGGCCGTCCCTAAAGAATAACATCTCACTGAATTCACTCCAGTCTTACGCCGGATACCAGCGCAAGTTCATTCGCAAG GCTGTCCAGCTTCTGAGACCGGGCGGGGTATTGTTGTACAGCACATGTACTGTGACACTGGAGGAAAACGAAAAACAAGTTGTCTGGATCCAGGACAACCTGCCAGGACTGTCACTCACAGCTCAG TGCCCGGTCCTCGGATCTGCTGGTAGGAAGTGTCGTGGATTAACAGATGAACAAAGACAGCTGATACAGGTGTTTGACCCATCACGTGACACTCCGTGTGACAAAATGGCGGACTATGATAAAGACACAATAGGATTTTTCATAGcaaaattcacaaaaataaagATATGA
- the LOC125661267 gene encoding tRNA (cytosine(72)-C(5))-methyltransferase NSUN6-like isoform X2 → MSKYINDEEECNSYLCGLLEVMSSPPMFTTLRLNTATRSSREVEAMIREEIQKVYSLRNLDPPRIFLHPVLDNVLILENRGPQQIRKMEKEVIVDQNCGMAVLRGADIFVQGILGAPANMLLGDTVSVYADLDGKCLRGNMQPWKGSRFHVGNGVAQMDRDVVFKTKPAPSGVGILMTEPLYEAPCLSDLRPDLIMAQNLPSIMCSYVLDPQPGERILDMCAAPGGKTTHIASKMKNEGEVIAIDRSDNKVDKIKSNLEKWGLTCVSCYACDALKISVGPIGGNVNFPEIPAEYFDRILVDVPCSALGQRPSLKNNISLNSLQSYAGYQRKFIRKAVQLLRPGGVLLYSTCTVTLEENEKQVVWIQDNLPGLSLTAQCPVLGSAGRKCRGLTDEQRQLIQVFDPSRDTPCDKMADYDKDTIGFFIAKFTKIKI, encoded by the exons ATGTCAAAATATATAAAC GATGAAGAGGAATGTAACTCATATCTGTGTGGACTACTGGAAGTGATGTCATCCCCTCCGATGTTCACCACGCTGCGACTGAACACCGCGACACGCAGCAGTCGGGAGGTAGAGGCAATGATTCGTGAAGAAATCCAAAAG GTTTACAGCCTCAGGAATTTAGATCCTCCCCGAATATTCCTACATCCCGTATTGGACAACGTACTTATTCTGGAAAACAGAGGACCGCAACAGATCAGAAAG ATGGAGAAGGAAGTTATCGTTGATCAGAACTGTGGTATGGCTGTACTGCGGGGGGCGGACATCTTTGTTCAAGGAATCCTGGGAGCACCTGCAA ACATGTTGTTGGGGGACACGGTATCTGTGTACGCTGATTTGGACGGGAAGTGTCTGCGGGGCAACATGCAGCCCTGGAAAGGGTCCCGATTCCACGTAGGAAATGGCGTGGCTCAGATGGACAGAGATGTCGTGTTCAAAACCAAACCAGCCCCTAG TGGTGTTGGAATTCTAATGACAGAACCCCTGTATGAGGCCCCGTGTCTCAGTGACCTTCGACCTGACTTGATTATGGCTCAGAATCTCCCGTCAATAATGTGTAGCTATGTCCTTGACCCACAGCCAGGGGAGAGAATTCTAGATATGTGTGCGGCCCCTGGAGGGAAGACAACTCACATAGCtagcaaaatgaaaaatgag GGAGAAGTGATAGCCATTGACCGTTCGGACAACAAAGTGGACAAAATTAAGTCCAATCTGGAGAAGTGGGGACTGACGTGCGTGTCCTGTTATGCGTGCGATGCTCTGAAGATCTCCGTTGGACCAATCG GTGGCAATGTAAATTTCCCAGAGATCCCCGCGGAGTATTTCGACCGTATTCTGGTGGATGTCCCCTGCAGTGCCCTGGGACAGAGGCCGTCCCTAAAGAATAACATCTCACTGAATTCACTCCAGTCTTACGCCGGATACCAGCGCAAGTTCATTCGCAAG GCTGTCCAGCTTCTGAGACCGGGCGGGGTATTGTTGTACAGCACATGTACTGTGACACTGGAGGAAAACGAAAAACAAGTTGTCTGGATCCAGGACAACCTGCCAGGACTGTCACTCACAGCTCAG TGCCCGGTCCTCGGATCTGCTGGTAGGAAGTGTCGTGGATTAACAGATGAACAAAGACAGCTGATACAGGTGTTTGACCCATCACGTGACACTCCGTGTGACAAAATGGCGGACTATGATAAAGACACAATAGGATTTTTCATAGcaaaattcacaaaaataaagATATGA